Genomic DNA from Corylus avellana chromosome ca4, CavTom2PMs-1.0:
tttgaattgaattgaattgatcagatatttttcaaaaaatatctGCATCATATAACAAAGAAATTATTAACAAGATTCAAaccttgcatatatatatatatatataacaatgcttcttctttattcattttataaaaatagacCATGTTGCtctaacaaattaacaatatcatagatacaatgagaaatttcttttatttaaatctaataTATGCTTTGTTTAACTCTTTGAATGTCACCGTCTCAATTAGTTTTCAAATCTGCAACATATTCCAGCAAATCACGTCCCTAGCCACTGCTCAGTTCATCAAAACTTTCTCAACTAGATAGTGATTTCCTTGCTTTTTCATCTCCTTTACAAGTGCattctcaaacgcaatcaccTTCGCTACATCTACCatcaatgacaatttttttatatgtctgATAATTTCTCTGCCATCGGCCAGTGATTTGCTCTTAGAAAAGACtcagagagaaaacaaaagatataCCAGATATCTAAGATTGCTAGTCTGAAGGTTTTGTAAACAGAATCTTAGAAAACGACTAAAGGgaatcaaaaccctaaaaaaaaaaaaaaaaattcaccccGTAGACTGCTATTGAAAGCAAATTCATCCCTAGAATCAAATTCGTATCATATATTCAGGGTGGCATAATAAACAAGCCGGATCGATATTTGAACCCAACCCCGAATTTGTAAGATTATGTTTATAATGggtatccaatttttttttatatatatatatgttgatttgTTATCAATTAAAGTATGCATATAATGCTTTTAATTGGTGTATATATCTTAATTTTCACTTAGAATttaagaagaagatgatctatgcATGTCTTCTTATAGTACTTAGGGGAATCGGATAAATAAAAAGGGTACAAGAAAATGAATGGAGATGCAGGTGACCCGTGAGTACGCATAAGATCAATCACGTGCatgcattatttttgttttaaaattctggtcattaaaaaattcaaagtaatttttaaaaaaaaaaaaagaaaaagaaaaaaaaagaagaatgcatttttttatttttatcataaacAGATTAACTAGGACGTTCCTACTCCTACCAAAACTTTTCCTTCACCTTCTTTGCTTTTCCAAGAAAACCTCTACACTAATACTACCTTCCTTTAACAGCACTACATACAGGACAAGAAGCAGCAGCAAGAAAAGCTTCACAATTAATACTTGTTATTAATTAAAGTATGCATGTAATGTTATTAATTTGCAACCCAGCAGATGTTATATATATCACCGCATCGGATTCCACGAGAGCTACAGTTGCAGACTGAACAGTGCAGATTCCTATATCTCAATCTTGAACTTTGTCTTTTCGTTGCCGTACAGATTTCTCCAACACATGCATGATAGTGCATTGGTGCAGGATATGTGGTCGCTTTAACGTACatgcattattttaaaaagatgaaTGGAGATGGTTAGTACTGAGTTGATAGAAGCACGTGCATgcattactattattttttcccATTCTTAATTATatgttcctatatatatatatgcatgacatGAAAACATTGTAATATCAACCACAAAACAAGGTGGGAATCCCAATTCTACTACTCTCCCCGCTAACATGGCTACACCTCAACCACCCCCTTTCCTTCCCAAGAATTTGCAGGGACCTCATATCCTCCTTGCCTAGACAAGGACGCTGGCTTCAAGGTAAACTCCATCAATATCAAGGCTTTTGGTTTCCAACTTGGAGCATACAAGGAGTTGTTGCATAATCATTTCCCTTTCTATTTTATCATGTGTTGGCATCGGGTTAGCCTCtgaataaaatgttttttgtgtTCCCTGATTTGATTATCAACGTTTATGTTGACATCTAATCAATCTTCAATAAAATGTTCTTTGTATTCTCTAATTTGTCACTATTTGATCATATATGTGATAATACCCATCTCCGTTGGTTACCCATCCTATAAAGAAATGATCTTTGGATGTTATAATCCTATAAACACTCAATATGTCACTGATTTGGGATTATAACAAAAACAACCTGGGGATGATTAGAACagaataagttttttatttattatcgAAGTTCATGGGCTCAGCCgctgaatttattttttatttttaagggttaaatacatatCTATTCTTCTCGTGGTTTAATACTTTATCAAAAAGTCTCACAAGTTTTCAAAAGTGACAAATTAAGTATTAAGAtccacgttttttttttttttacccttattaaaatggTCCATTTGTCATGTCTATCGTCTAAAAAACTAACGAAATTTTTGTCATACGTATATATGCATGCAAAAAATCACGTAAGACTTATAAAACATTGTGGTGCGTACATTCTTACCATATCCGCATatcctttaaaaataaattaaaaaaataaataaaagaaagaaagagtaagTAGGAGAACATTCCCATTGTCGGTGGTGAtaaagcatatattatataattcaGGCCCAATCAGAACTCAACGGAGCTCAAGCTCAGGCAAAAAAGTAAGGTATATACCTACTCACTTGAAGATGCTTTTGATATGTTTTGTAGGGGAGTGAATCCATTTGGGCCATATTGGGATCATGTTTTGGGATATTGGAAAGAAAGCTTGGAAAATCCTCAAAAGGTGCTCTTCTTGAAGTAAGAGGAAATGAAAAAACAGCCCATTGCCAATTTGAGGCGACGACTCGCTGAGTTCTTGGGATGCCCTTTTTCTCTGGAAGAAGAGACCAAAGGTGTAGTGAATGATATCTCTAGGTTATGTAGTTTTGACAATTTGAGCAACTTGGAGGtgaataaaaatggaaaatcgTTATACGGCGGAGAGAATAATGCATATTTTCGTCGAGAATTGGACCGCATTACTGAAGAGAAGTTTCATGGTACTGGGTTAGGATTGTAGGTATTCAGGTTGCATCATCATTTTCTTTACTATTGTGTTGTGTGTTGGCATCTTTCCTGCCTCCAAATAAAATGTTTTGTGTTCTTGATCCGATTGTCAACGTGTATGTTGACATACATCCGATCAATTCATCAATTAATaaaatgttctttttattttttattttttatttttttatattctctgTTTTGTCACCCTTTGATATAtgtgataataataaaattgtgttTTGATATTGGTGTACATATTCTCATTGGAACAAGAtcttctccaattcatttgaattggataatattcagttagatATATTTTGGAAGGATAATATTCAATTAGATATATTTTGGAATAgtacttttgtctttttacttttttagtagacaaaaatactcttccaatataactaactagatattaccCCGTGcaaatgaactggagatgatcctaattcATCCCGGTACGTACCTTAATTAttgtgtcatatatatatatataccgggCCAGTACTAGCACTTAAAGTCTAgaaactgttaaaaaaaattataattttaatggaTAAACTTATTTACAAGCCACCCAACCCCGCCCCCCcccttttcttcctttttttgggtttgcttTTAATGCTAAAAGTTCTTATATATACTGAGCATTAACCTCCCGGTTACTTCGGCCTGATCTATTTCACAGCAAATAGAATGCCGCAAGACTGGAGTACTATATATGGAAGGAACAAGGAGACAGTGCTACAAAGAATATTTTGTTCCAGTAAATTGAATATActaattacataatttattgtGAGTTACActtaaattaatttgatattgCCCTCCATTTGCATGGTaccctgtatatatatattcataaatttgATTAGACAACACCTTTTTCTAATCCCATTTACaccatgaaaaacaaaatgaactaCTTTTGTTTTCCAATGTTGTCACAGGAATTGAAGCACATTATTACAATAGAACGAAGAGCCCCATGTGGACTATCGTATAACTAAAATTGTTCTGATGGTGTATGATAGCAGTagaaattaaaattgttttgataatCACGTGCTTAATTTTCATGGTTCAAGATCAATCAAGTGGTGACAAGCACTCGTGGGGATTTGTCCAGAAATAATCCTCTTCCTTGGGTTTACCTGGAACCTCCGATCTTCTACTTGGGTTCCCCATGCGATCTGCGTGGGTTGCCTTCACCGACGCCGAGAATTCATCCCAGCTCAGTGTTCCATTGTTGTACTCATCTATCAGCTCCACAAGAATCTTTCTGTCTAGAAGGATCGTTTTCCTGAATCCCAAATAtctgaaaaccaaaaaaaaaaacttatgtatATAAATGGCTTTTGTGAGATGAATTTGATGTTTCCAAGATCTGCAATATGAGTAAAGAATAAGTAGGTCGACAGTACCGTCTGTGGCCTTCAACAACTTTGGCCATGTTTCCTCCATATGTAGGAACAAAAATATCACTCTCTATCGCCACATGGTAATCCAATGCTGCCATCTGGTTTGAATGGTTTTGGAAGGGCATAAGCTCCGAAGCTTCCAGTAATGTTTCCTTTCTAacctgtttttatttttacatcacaaaaagaaattaacgcatatatatatatatctttgaagTTGTTtcaattaacatatatatgtacTTACAATATTTGGAAAAGCTTCTTTGAGGGCTGCCATTCTCCTTTCTGCCTTGTATATTTCTCCAGCAGCAATATAGACTTGGATATTACGATCGATGTCAAATGCCCGCAATGCTAGTGCAGTTTCCTCAGGAGTCAGAGGGCATAGAccatctttccttttcttcaccgaatctatttctttttctttccaccATGGGTAAGCATATCTTTTACATGAATTTATCCAGGTTAGTAAATCTATTATGGGCGTGTTacaatgttaaaatataaattaaatgattaaatgattaaatttatcattctCTATTAGGTCTTGAATTATAACTCTCTTTCTTTCGTTCATCTTtcgttttaattaaatatttaacctCTAAAAGAGGGAAgaatatgatcctctccatttcaaatgtggatgagtatttttgtttttttattttttatggacaaaaatacatctttactataactaactgaatattattcgattcatttgaaatagagaagatCCTAATTCGTGTCTCACCTCATTTTGGTGGTCTCTTCAATCTCTTCTTCGTTGCAACCTTCTGTACAACCTGAGAAGGCTACCATGTCCATTTCATATCTGAGATGAAGGACCAAGAAAGGCCCTCTTTTCCTCAAAGTGTTGACAACCTTCTTGGCCACTTTCTCAATCGGGGGAGCAAACCTTAAAGCCTCATAGTTTACACGACAGCGTAGTTTCTGGACCTCTTTGGGAATCCCATTATTCGCAAGCCTAGCATCGGTTTTTTGCAAATGCAAGACTTCGTACGTCTTTATGCGAGGAAgaatctgtatatatatatgcaaacaaAGATTAATATCTTCATATATAATTAACATGAGCTAGCTATAAACGACGATGGATGAGGAACGACCAACCGTGTTGTAGTAATATGTCATGTTAGACCAACTAATGGGTGGCATGGAATAGAGGGACTCCACTTCTACTTTCTTCTTCTGCTCAGGAGGCAGCTCTTTCAATATCCGAACTTCATCTCTCAATGAAGTGATGAAATAATCCACATCAAATATATCTTGGAACTGACTGCGCATATAAATCAAATAACCAAATTtggtaacaatatatatatatatatatatatatatatatataaaaagagagaaatgattggtgttaattttttgtctatatttttctcatatcatcttacaaatcaatcattagatttgtggacttaacTATGTGGAtctcacataagtcaatgatagacctcacaaatctaatagttaatctattgagtttgtaaaagaatatatatatatatatatatatatatatatatatataaagagtttgTGAGTACTCACCTGTAGTCATTCCAAAAGGAAGTATTGTCCAATTCTGGAACTATAAGAGAGACATTTAGGTATCTTGCAATGGCAACCATGTCACAAATCTGTGAAGAACCACGACAATTCAGAACGttaaaaatgaagagaaaatgagaaaggaAGGAGACCAGAGATTAACGTACGTGCATGGTTTGGTTTTAATGGCCTATGTGCACGACAAAAAAGTTCAAAGGACAATGTTTTTTCTGATTCACGTACGTATAATGAAATTTATTCATGAAGGCATGCAACCATAATAATTTACacatatattttgcatattaatagcaaatcaataaatatatatatataactagtCCCCAAGAGATAATTCAATCGACTGAaatcacgcttaatgaagcgaatgtcactagttcgaatccccctcttgtgtggacatatatatatatatatataactggtTGATTCAAATACTGTAAGTCCATAATTGACTCGATCATGTCGATCAATCCATGATTAACTCATGTTGATATATGGAAAGTGAATAATTTTCACCAAGGAGCTTTAAATCGAGCAAAGAAGACTCATAAAGAAGTGTAAAGTAAAATCTAGGGTACGAAAAAATGCTGTAGGGCAAAAAAATAACTTACACCAGATCGCATCTGATTCAATCCTCCATTGGACGAAATCATCAAATATCCATTATTTTCATAAACTCCTGGAAACAAATTTGAAACCGTTTAAGATTGCTGCTTCTTTTGAACAAGAAAGCTTACGTTACACTAAAATGATCAAAGGATGTATTCAGTtagggaaacaaaaaaaaaaaaattgatcaaagGATGCAATTACAAATTAAGTAGACATGATGCACCTATAACGTCTACACCGGCCATAAGATTTGACAAAGATTATATACATATAGCTAactctcaaaaaaataataaagaagaagaagaagaagaaaaaaggaagggAACCTTTGCTTTGATATATACCATAAATCTTACCACTaaatccaaaagcttaaacttataagaattgatggctttaattatttaatttatattctaacaaatctCCTGTATTTACATTAATTAGACTACAAAGTGGTCATTGAGGGCAAGTTTCCCAAAGATTCAAttcaacattttcttcttttggcaAAATATATAGCTAGATGGTTTGATAATGGTACTAATTAGATCCTTAGTTTTCATAATTGCAAATTAATCACTTACTTTCCGGTGGAAGAGGGTATGCGATCTGACGCTTAAATGCGGTCGGACCCAATGTCTGGCCTATAGCTGTCAGCTGAATTACAATAGCCCACAGCAGCACCACCGCCGTGGCTCGAACCGCCCAATGTTTCAACCGTGCCAATCTAGACCTAATAACCATCATACTCTTCAACTTTTCAGCTTTGATCCCTGCATTTATCAAACTCTTCAACTTTTCGGCTTTCATCCCCCTAATGATGAAATCCTTCAATATTTCAGCTTTGACTGCACCCATATACTTCAACGTAATCTTCCTATATGGCTTCTCCTTCTCCGGATCCTCAACATCATCCTTGGTGTAATCCATCTTCAAGAAAAGAGTTAAGAGTTTGAGTGGGCTTAAAAATGGTGTTTAATTAGCTGAATTTCCCGACCAGGTTTCCGGCGATACTCCGGGGAGCTGGCTTTAGGACAACAGTGGCATGCATGCAAGAAGAGTGCGAGGATGCAAGTTTTTAAATAAGAGAataatatgattatattatattCCTCCACTTGTTAATCACATTGATTGGTTTCCTTTTCTTGTGGATTTAATACGATTTATTATACTTATTATAGAAAGGATTGAGACCTATGGAAAACTACGTACGTACATGATGGGATTGATTGAACAAACAAATACGGTACACAAAAATCAGCAATTAGCATCGATTAATATTGCCAGATgtgtttaaaatattttcttttaaattaatttgctCTAAAAATCCTTGTTAAGTTTtacttagaaaacattttttgttttcttatatatgTGGTTTCGATATACGaactcaacataaaattagcGAGTTAGGATTGATGGGTCTAACCCacctaattaaataaatcaggTTAAggttgacatatatagtcttatactaaTGTCTCGACATGACCTCAATCCAACAAGAGACATAAGGACAAAAattattcccaaaaaaaaagtgaaaaatgttGTTTCAATGAAAGTTGATATCCAATTACTCTTCTCCAAATATGAACGATAAAGGAAAGTGCATTTTACTCTACGGTTgctggaaaatatattattctctTATATTAATCCATGGATGTTTAgttttgattagaaaaaaaaaaaaaaaagattgaaaaattaAGAATGTTAATTAAGATCAACGGTGAGGCAATATGATTGTATAGATTAGATAGGTtgagacaatatatatatatagttgacaTGGATGGGTTTATTAGTTGGTGCCATATGTATCTTTGTCCATAAATATTTCAATTCAACCGTAGGATTTCGCTGTCTAAATTTATATGCTTCAATTTAAGATGGAAAAGAATGAAGTAGCGAATATAAATAAGGTTGCTGTATTGcattgaaaaggaaaattgcGACTGTTACCACATGTTCGTAACAGAGTTGTGACTCTAATCACGTGTTATACTCTCTCTTTCGCCCTCTCTCACAGAAATTAAAATTTGTGAAAACATGGTAAGAcccaaaatgtgattttaaaaatgcagtttaaAAACTAGACAAAATCgcaatttagtttttaaaattgcagtttagcctttaaaattatacgttttcaaaaaaaacctCTCATTACCTGcgatttaaaaacgcaattttttaaaaagataatcCCAAACAACggattcatttttcttaaatgtcATCAAACGAGATAAGCTTTTAGAATTCTCATAAGTTAACCAACCGTGAGTTGAAATTAATATTTGAGAGGAGGAAGGATGGAACCcatcaccccaaaaaaaaaaatgtgaataataataaaaataaaaataaaagtattcaTCAACTTAATTGGGCCATGTTCGATTGCTTGACCAATGGGGATCTCATCAACATTTACTTTAAGCATGGTCCCCATAATTTATATATGCTCTTAATTATGAACCATTTTGTCAAtattaatacaattttttttttttttttttttttatatatatattcgcaCAAGAGCGGGGAGGGGGGGTCAAGGCACAGATCAAGGCGCTTCACacttaaaaatagaataaaaatttaagaggcTTCAATGTGATGGACACACTCTaacatataccaaaaaaaaaaacaccattctttttgtttcaattaaTCCAGAATACTTAACCCCCTATTGAATTTATTCATTGTTGAACATCCCTAAAACTTTGATAAGAAAAGCGTAATCATAAGCCATTTCCTCACATTGACCATAGCGTCCACCTTCACCAAAATGTCCTCCACTCATATTAGTCTTCAAAAGGACTGCACCCGAACATTCAGAGCATGTAGTATCCCTTACTTTGGCCACCCATTTTGCAGCTTCCCAAACTCCGACCCTGAGAATGAAGATTATGAGCCACAAGTATAAGTTCATGGCGATTTTCTTTAtatgttatgtttatttatGCATGTGATTGTTGATGACATCAAAAGGCAGAAGATAGAAGATAGAAATTTGCCTTGAGTCATGAAATGATGCTGTAACCAGCATTGAAGGATAACAAGTGTGAGGAGTAATGTTATCATAAGGAGAATAGCTCAAAATAGACTCAAATTGGGACTGTATCTGAGGATTCCCAAATTCTTCATAATCCAATATGGTGAGAGGCAAACTAGGATCCAACAATGTGTTGCATATATCAAGAAATGGAACCTGTTACAAGAATTACCCAAACATCAGTGCCAACAATTTAACAATAAGAAAACTAATCATTCAAATTAGCCCAAGTAATACTATGAATCACCAGATAAATTAGCATAAAAAGATAATCATCATATATAAAGTATGTACATATACTAGTGAAACtgatatatattattcaaacaCTAATCActtctaaaattgaaaaatgctaggcttacaaataaattttacaaaaacaacttTTACAAAGTGATGTGGCACTATATgattggatttttcaaaatttgaatttatctaatttccaatcatgttgtgctacaTCACTTTGTAAAAACTTTTTTGTACAAACAATAAAGGCTATATATATGGAACAAAAAACCACTTCACTGGATCAGAACACTAAATGGTAAAATATTTCAGTTTAGGGCTAACCTTCAAAATAGCAGCACGAAATAGATCCGGGTACATATTGATAGCCGCCCCGACAACTAAACATCCTGCACTATATCCAATAGCACCGAGCCGATCTCTATGAACATAGCCCTCACTGACTAGGTAGTTGGCACATGATCCAAAGTCATATACGGAATTCTGTTTCAACAACCCACTGCCAGACTTATGCCACGAAGAATCACCACCGCCACCGCCTCTGCTCAAAACAAAACTTCTTGTgtcatatatataaaggaatcAGAATCAACGCCACACTCATTTGATTTTTCAGCCAAGAAAGCAGCTTCTTGGCATACCAAGTGCAAAACATTCAATCTCAAAATTGAAATCAGTGTAGGTAGTAAATACAATTACttgcttattttaaaaaatatagaaaataccAAAACATTGATGAAGACAACCTAAGATATAGGATCAACTAGAGCTTAGAATAACTCATCAATTTTATGTACATAGACACAAGACaagtttaatttatatcaaATACAAACAGGCAAAACTTTTACATATGCAAGTTCAAAAACAATCAGCCCTCTTCTCGCCTTGGTGGTTGGGTAGTCATATGGTCCTTCGGAAGGTCACAGTTCAAGCTATGCTAAGCTAGCAACAAATAAACTGGCAAAACACATTAGCAATCTGATTGGTTTCATTTCATGTATAGAGTTAACGTATGTTAATGTCCACTTCAAAAAATCAGTGCCAAAAatggacaaaagaaaaaacttaacGCAGAACCAACCTCACATCAGCAAATGCCACCACCCAACCACGATCAAGCAAACTCAGGCGATTTGCACACCagcttttttctaaaatttcccCATATGCCCCATAGCCATGTAAAACTCCAGGAGACTGACCCTTCTGCCAGGATTTTTGAGAGTACAAGATGGTCAGAGGAATCCTCACACCATCATAGGAAACAACTTCCTTTCTTTCACAACAGTATGCACAGGAAAATTCCTTCCATCTCTGTG
This window encodes:
- the LOC132179338 gene encoding rhamnogalacturonan I rhamnosyltransferase 1-like, with amino-acid sequence MDYTKDDVEDPEKEKPYRKITLKYMGAVKAEILKDFIIRGMKAEKLKSLINAGIKAEKLKSMMVIRSRLARLKHWAVRATAVVLLWAIVIQLTAIGQTLGPTAFKRQIAYPLPPERVYENNGYLMISSNGGLNQMRSGICDMVAIARYLNVSLIVPELDNTSFWNDYSQFQDIFDVDYFITSLRDEVRILKELPPEQKKKVEVESLYSMPPISWSNMTYYYNTILPRIKTYEVLHLQKTDARLANNGIPKEVQKLRCRVNYEALRFAPPIEKVAKKVVNTLRKRGPFLVLHLRYEMDMVAFSGCTEGCNEEEIEETTKMRYAYPWWKEKEIDSVKKRKDGLCPLTPEETALALRAFDIDRNIQVYIAAGEIYKAERRMAALKEAFPNIVRKETLLEASELMPFQNHSNQMAALDYHVAIESDIFVPTYGGNMAKVVEGHRRYLGFRKTILLDRKILVELIDEYNNGTLSWDEFSASVKATHADRMGNPSRRSEVPGKPKEEDYFWTNPHECLSPLD